One region of Rhineura floridana isolate rRhiFlo1 chromosome 20, rRhiFlo1.hap2, whole genome shotgun sequence genomic DNA includes:
- the ENDOG gene encoding endonuclease G, mitochondrial, translating into MRRFWSCGRWLALGLGLGAGLFGRRQPKEEEEAAAEGGLLSRLPVVPVVAAAEALARGGGELAKYGLPGLSQVRSRESYVLCYDPRARSALWVVEQLNAATLSGSSERAACDFLEDDSVHEYHRASNADYRGSGFDRGHLAAAANHKWSQKAMAETFYLSNVAPQNPHLNQNAWNNLEKYCRSLTKFNKNVYVCTGPLFLPRMEPDGKMYVKYQVIGRSHVAVPTHFFKVLILEKPSGEIELHSYVMPNSPVDEKIPLERFLVPIESIERASGLLFVPNILKRTSNLKAVTAGSNLKAITARSMA; encoded by the exons ATGAGGCGCTTTTGGAGCTGCGGCCGGTGGCTGGCCCTCGGCCTGGGCTTGGGTGCCGGCTTGTTCGGGAGGCGGCAgccgaaggaggaggaagaggcggcGGCCGAGGGCGGGCTCCTCAGCCGGCTGCCGGTGGTGCCGGTGGTTGCCGCGGCGGAGGCGCTGGCCCGTGGCGGGGGCGAGCTGGCCAAATACGGCCTGCCGGGGCTGTCCCAGGTGCGGAGCCGGGAGTCCTACGTGCTGTGCTACGACCCTCGGGCCCGGAGCGCCCTCTGGGTGGTGGAGCAGCTGAACGCGGCCACCCTGAGCGGCTCCTCGGAGCGCGCCGCCTGCGACTTCCTCGAAGACGACTCGGTCCACGAGTACCACCGGGCCAGCAACGCGGACTACCGGGGCAGCGGCTTCGACCGGGGCCACCTGGCGGCCGCCGCCAACCACAAGTGGAGCCAGAAAGCCATGGCCGAGACCTTCTACTTGAGCAACGTCGCCCCCCAG aATCCTCACCTGAATCAGAATGCCTGGAATAACCTGGAGAAGTATTGCAGGAGCCTAACCAAATTTAACAAGAACGTGTATGTCTGCACTGGGCCACTTTTTCTACCCAG GATGGAACCTGACGGGAAGATGTACGTCAAGTATCAGGtgattgggagaagccatgtggcCGTCCCCACCCACTTCTTCAAGGTGCTCATCCTGGAGAAGCCCAGCGGCGAGATCGAGCTACACTCGTATGTCATGCCAAACAGCCCCGTGGACGAGAAGATCCCGCTGGAGCGGTTCCTGGTCCCCATCGAGAGCATCGAGCGGGCATCGGGCCTGCTTTTTGTCCCTAACATCCTCAAAAGGACTAGCAACTTGAAAGCCGTCACAGCCGGAAGCAACTTGAAAGCAATCACAGCCAGAAGCatggcctaa